In Thermodesulfobacteriota bacterium, the genomic window ATCGGATGAATTAAGTCTGGGGCGATCTCACATAGCGGCTCCAGTACAAACCTCCTGAGATGCGCCCTTGGATGAGGTATACTCAATTCATCGTCCTGCACCACTAGATCATCATAGAATATGAGATCAAGATCGATAGTCCTGGGACC contains:
- the folK gene encoding 2-amino-4-hydroxy-6-hydroxymethyldihydropteridine diphosphokinase, with amino-acid sequence GPRTIDLDLIFYDDLVVQDDELSIPHPRAHLRRFVLEPLCEIAPDLIHPILKTSVCKLLNDLEDNKRVNRLGNFSTISSH